The Anaeromyxobacter diazotrophicus nucleotide sequence CGTCGAGGTGGTGACGACCTACGACCGCTCCGAGCTCATCGACCGGGCCATCGACACGGTGAAGCACAAGCTGGTGGAGGAGATCATCATCGTCTCCCTCATCATCCTCGTCTTCCTGTGGCACGTGCCGTCCGCCATCGTGCCCATCGTCACCATCCCGGTCTCGGTCGCCATCGCCTTCATCCCCATGTACCTCATGGGCCTGAACGCCAACCTCATGTCGCTGGCCGGCATCGCCATCTCGATCGGCGTGCTGGTGGACGGGGCGATCGTCGAGGTGGAGAACGCCTACAACAAGATCCACCACTGGCAGGAGGGCGGGTCGAAGGGCGACTTCCACCAGGTGCGCCTCGAGGCGCTGCTCGAGGTGGGGCCGAGCGTCTTCTTCTCCCTGCTCGTCATCGCGGTCGCCTTCATGCCGGTGTTCACGCTGGTCGACCAGGAGGGGCGGCTGTTCCGGCCGCTCGCCTACTCGAAGAACCTGGCCATGGCCATCGCCGCCCTGCTGGCGGTCACGCTCGACCCGGCCATGCGGATGCTGTTCGCCCGCATCGAGCCCTTCCGCTTCCGGCCGAAGGCGCTGGCGTGGCTCGCCACGCAGGCCTTCGTCGGCAAGTACTACTCGGAGGAGCGCCACCCCATCAGCCGGCTCCTGCACCGCGTCTACGAGCGGCCGTGCCGCTTCGTGCTGCGCCACGCGCGCGCCACCATCGCGGCGAGCGTGCTGCTCGTGGCGCTGACGGTGCCGCTGTACCTGAAGCTCGGCTCCGAGTTCATGCCGCCCTTGAACGAGGGCACGATCCTCTACATGCCGAGCGCGGTGCAGCCCGGGATGTCGGTGGCGGAGGCGCAGAGCGCGCTGCAGCTGCAGGACAAGATCCTGCGCACCTTCCCCGAGGTCGAGCGTGTCTTCGGCAAGGCGGGGCGGGCCAACACCTCCACCGACCCGGCGCCGTTCTCGATGATGGAGACGACGGTGGTGCTGAAGCCGGAGCTCGCCTGGCGCGAGAAGCCGCGCTGGTACTCGCCCTGGGCGCCGGAGTGGCTGAAGCGCACCCTCCGGCCGTTCTGGAACGACCGCATCACCGAGGACGAGCTCAAGAACGAGATGGACGCGGCGCTGCAGCTGCCGGGCATCTCGAACGCGTGGACCATGCCGATCAAGGGGCGGCTCGACATGCTCTCGACCGGCATCCGCACCCCCATCGGCATCAAGATCTCCGGCGCCAAGCTGGAGGAGATCGAGCGGGTGGCGCTGGCGACCGAGGCGGCCCTGCAGAAGATGCCGGGGACCCGCAGCGCCTACGCCGAGCGCGTGGCCGGCGGCTACTTCCTCGACTTCGTGCTGAAGCGCGACCAGCTCGCGCGCTACGGGCTCACCGTCGAGGACGCCAACTCGGCGGTGATGACCGCCGTCGGCGGCGACGAGCAGGGCACGACCATCGAGGGCCGCGAGCGCTACAGCATCAACGTGCGGTACGCGCGCGACTACCGCGACGACCTGCCGGCGCTCCGGCGGGTGCTCCTGCCGCTGCCCGGCGACGGCCAGATCCCGATGGAGGAGATCGCCGAGGTGAAGCTGGTCCAGGGCCCGTCCATGATCCGCAACGAGAACGGGTTGCTCGCCGGGTACGTGTACGTCGACTTCGACACCTCGAAGATCGACATCGGCTCCTACGTGGACGAGGCGAAGAAGGCGGTGGCGGCGGCGGTGAAGGTGCCGACCGGCTACTCCATGAGCTGGAGCGGGCAGTACGAGAACATGCTGCGGGTCCGGGAGCGGCTCAAGCTCATCCTGCCCATCACGCTCGTGCTCATCTTCGGCCTGCTCTACATGAACACCAAGTCCTCGGTGAAGGCGGGCATCGTCATGCTGGCGGTGCCGTTCTCCGCGGTCGGCGCCGTCTGGCTCATGTGGGCCCTCGGCTACAACGTGTCGATCGCCG carries:
- a CDS encoding efflux RND transporter permease subunit — its product is MIKRLIRFSAENRYLVIAGVIVVLALSVWTMKNIPLDALPDLSDTQVIVYSRWDRSPDILEDQVTYPITTALLGAPRVKAIRGFSDFGFSYVYVIFEDGTDPYWARTRVLEYLSKITPQLPQGVKTELGPDATSVGWTFQYALVDRSGKHSSDELRSFQDWFLRYAVQAVPGVSEVATVGGQVRQYQITVNPTALAGYKLPLQSVIDAVRRGNNDVGGRLVELSGREYMVRGRGYVKSLHDLEQLVLKTEGGTPITVKDVAQVTLGPEMRRGVADLDGQGDVVGGIVVMRQGENALNVIERVKAKLAELRPSLPAGVEVVTTYDRSELIDRAIDTVKHKLVEEIIIVSLIILVFLWHVPSAIVPIVTIPVSVAIAFIPMYLMGLNANLMSLAGIAISIGVLVDGAIVEVENAYNKIHHWQEGGSKGDFHQVRLEALLEVGPSVFFSLLVIAVAFMPVFTLVDQEGRLFRPLAYSKNLAMAIAALLAVTLDPAMRMLFARIEPFRFRPKALAWLATQAFVGKYYSEERHPISRLLHRVYERPCRFVLRHARATIAASVLLVALTVPLYLKLGSEFMPPLNEGTILYMPSAVQPGMSVAEAQSALQLQDKILRTFPEVERVFGKAGRANTSTDPAPFSMMETTVVLKPELAWREKPRWYSPWAPEWLKRTLRPFWNDRITEDELKNEMDAALQLPGISNAWTMPIKGRLDMLSTGIRTPIGIKISGAKLEEIERVALATEAALQKMPGTRSAYAERVAGGYFLDFVLKRDQLARYGLTVEDANSAVMTAVGGDEQGTTIEGRERYSINVRYARDYRDDLPALRRVLLPLPGDGQIPMEEIAEVKLVQGPSMIRNENGLLAGYVYVDFDTSKIDIGSYVDEAKKAVAAAVKVPTGYSMSWSGQYENMLRVRERLKLILPITLVLIFGLLYMNTKSSVKAGIVMLAVPFSAVGAVWLMWALGYNVSIAAWVGMIALMGLDAETGVFMLLFLDLAHDEARGRGLMNTTGDLREAIVHGAVKRVRPKAMTVFAAFMGLLPIMWSTGTGADVMKRIAAPMVGGLVTSFALELLVYPAVYFLWKRREVRDGPATAQPAPVPVVPQAAQA